Genomic DNA from Mycobacterium stomatepiae:
CGAAGCCCATCATCTGTGACGAGATCAGCCCGCTGCGAACGAGGCGGTCGCGTTCATCGCCGCCAAGCTCCGCGACGCCCATCAGGCTGCCCTCCACGACGCGGCGCAGCTTCTCGCGAGTGGCCGGTTCGTGCGCGGCGGCCTGCAGGATCGCACGCAGCGTCGGGCCGACCTCGTCGTCCGCCCAGCTGGCCAGCAGCAGCGTGACCAGCGCGGCGCCGAGCTGATCGATCGGCGTGGTCCACGCCTTGGCGACGTTTTCCAGCCACTTCTGCGGCGGGTTCGTCGCGGCATCCAGCAGGCCTTCCTTCGAGCCGAAGTAGTGGTAGACCAGCGCGGGGTCGACATCGGCCGCCCGCGCCACCGCCCGGATGGTGGTGCCGGCCCAGCCGTGGTCGGCGAACTCGTCCCGGGCAGCGGCCACGATCCGCGCGGCCAGCACCCCGCGTTCATCACGCGGGCCCGGAGTTACCGACTTCTTCGGCACGAATTTCATCATAGCGGGAATTTCCTCTTGCGTTGAAACTTATCTCAACGTAGCGTGAATTTCAACAGCCCGTGAAAGTCAGGAGCAGGTCATGAGCACCATTTCGAAACGCGTCGCCGGAATCGAACCCGGGCAGCGTCGGCTGAACGGACCGCAGACATCGGGCCGCGAGTACCGCAACCTAAGCGAACCGCAGTACCGCACGCGTCGGCACCTCAACGTCAAAATTCCGATGCGTGACGGAACCGAGTTGATGGCCGACATCTATCGTCCGGACGCCGACGGACCGTTTCCGGCACTGGTGGCCGCATCGCCCTATGCCCGGCAGATACAAGACCTCGGCGCGCCGGCCGGCTTCATCGAGGCGGGTGCAACCGACTTCTGGGTGCCCCGGGGCTATGTCCACGTCATCGTGAACCTGCGTGGAACCGGCGGATCCGGTGGGACTTTCGCTTTCTTCGACGCTCAAGAGCGCCGGGATATGCACGATCTGATCGAGTGGGCCGCCGCTCAACCATGGTGTGACGGCAATGTCGGTATGCTGGGCATCAGCTACTTCGCGATGACCCAACTCGAGGCCGCCGTCGAGCGACCTCCACACCTCAGGGCCATCTTTCCGTTCGCCGTCACCAGCGATCTCTACGATGCCGCGACGCACCATGGCCTGCCCAGTACGAAATTCGTCAGTTCGTTTCTGTCGATGCTCGGGCTGACCGCAACGAAGGGCGACCGCTTCTACCGCAGCACGCCTTTTGCCGTTGCCCGCCGGCTGCTGAACCTGTCCCCAATACACAAGAAGTTCGCCACGATGAACGGTGAATCGGCCAACGGCATGCTCAACCTGATGATGAGACTGCCCCACCCTCCGCGACCGTGGGACGAGCTCTGGCAGAACGCCGTTGTCAAACACCCGATACGCGACGAATGGTGGGATAAACGCGACTTGACCACGCTACTCGAAAACATCGATATACCAGTCTATTTGGGCTGCGATTGGGAGAACGTGCCGCTTCACCTGCCGTCAACCTTTTCCACGCTGCGCAACCTGACCAGGAGTCCCTGCGTCCGGGTCGCGATGCTCGGCAAATACGGCCTGACCTGGCCATGGGAGAGCATGCACATCGAAGCCCTTGCGTGGTACGACCATTGGCTCAAAGGACACGACACCGGGATCCTCGAGGCTCCCGCGTTCCGCTATTTCCTGCCCGAAGCCGACGAATGGAAGGCGGAGGATTCGTGGCCTCCGCTCGACAGCTCACATGTGGAGTTCGCCCTGCGCGCCGACGCAACCCTCGCCAGCGACGAGGGCGAACCCGGCAGCCGTGAATACTGGTCCCTGGGAGCAGGACTCAACCGTGCCAGGGCCAGCGAGATCGATCCGCCGTCGGTGTTGACCTGGACCACCGCGCCGCTGGACGACGAGCTCGATGTGGCCGGGGACATCGAACTGCGATTGGTCGCGTCGGCGACCGCGTTGGACACCGGCTGGATCGTTCTCGTGTCCGAGATTGCCGAAGACGGCACGCTGGTCGAGCATCTCACCAGTGGTTGGCTTCGGGCCAGCCTGCGCGAGGTCGACGAAGACGCCAGCCGCCCCGGCGCCCCGGCGCTACCGTGCCGAACAGCGGTCGGCGTCCCGATCGGTGAAGACGTCGAGTACCGAATCCCCTTGCTGCCCAACGCCCGTCGGTTCCGCCGCGGGCACCGCATCCGGTTGACACTCACCAGCGACGACCAGAATCCGGACGTTCCGGCCATCATGGACTTCCGTCATGCGCCGGTCGGCACCAGCACGATCAACACCGTCCGATCGTCGTCGCGACTGTTGCTGCCGGTGCTTGGCTAGCTCACGGACGCAGCTCGTAGTCGTCGTCGACCAGCGTGCGGGTGCGCTCGAAGAATGTCCGCCCGCTGTAAGGCAATTGGGTGACGACCTTGCCGCTGGGATGGCGAAAGTAGTTGGTGCAGGCCAGCCACACCTTGCCTTCCATCGCGGTCTGGATCTCGTCGTTGTAGCGCCGCTGCGCGTCCCCGGTGACCTCGATCGTGCGGACCCCGCGAGTCCCCATCACGTCGAGCAGGTGGCGGACGAAGGTCGTCTGCGCCTCGTGGATATAGATGATCGAGTTGACGCCATTGGTGTTGGGACCGTAAAGCGTAAAGAAGTTCGGATACCCGGCGATCAGCGTGCCCAGATAGGCTTCGGCGCCGTCGGCCCAGTCGTCGCGCAGCTGCCGGCCGCCGCTTCCGTACACGTCGATGCTGGCCAGGTAGTCGGCGGCTTTGAAGCCGGTGCCGTAGATGATGGTGTCGACGCGATGTTCGACGCCGTCGGCGGTGCGCACGCCGCGCTCGATG
This window encodes:
- a CDS encoding TetR/AcrR family transcriptional regulator: MKFVPKKSVTPGPRDERGVLAARIVAAARDEFADHGWAGTTIRAVARAADVDPALVYHYFGSKEGLLDAATNPPQKWLENVAKAWTTPIDQLGAALVTLLLASWADDEVGPTLRAILQAAAHEPATREKLRRVVEGSLMGVAELGGDERDRLVRSGLISSQMMGFALMRYVWKIEPLASMTDDEAIAALAPNLQRYVDGDLTA
- a CDS encoding CocE/NonD family hydrolase, whose amino-acid sequence is MSTISKRVAGIEPGQRRLNGPQTSGREYRNLSEPQYRTRRHLNVKIPMRDGTELMADIYRPDADGPFPALVAASPYARQIQDLGAPAGFIEAGATDFWVPRGYVHVIVNLRGTGGSGGTFAFFDAQERRDMHDLIEWAAAQPWCDGNVGMLGISYFAMTQLEAAVERPPHLRAIFPFAVTSDLYDAATHHGLPSTKFVSSFLSMLGLTATKGDRFYRSTPFAVARRLLNLSPIHKKFATMNGESANGMLNLMMRLPHPPRPWDELWQNAVVKHPIRDEWWDKRDLTTLLENIDIPVYLGCDWENVPLHLPSTFSTLRNLTRSPCVRVAMLGKYGLTWPWESMHIEALAWYDHWLKGHDTGILEAPAFRYFLPEADEWKAEDSWPPLDSSHVEFALRADATLASDEGEPGSREYWSLGAGLNRARASEIDPPSVLTWTTAPLDDELDVAGDIELRLVASATALDTGWIVLVSEIAEDGTLVEHLTSGWLRASLREVDEDASRPGAPALPCRTAVGVPIGEDVEYRIPLLPNARRFRRGHRIRLTLTSDDQNPDVPAIMDFRHAPVGTSTINTVRSSSRLLLPVLG